The following are encoded together in the Gemmatimonadota bacterium genome:
- a CDS encoding RNB domain-containing ribonuclease — MAGVCVNISHTRARFAVSARTSHNVPIENILQTTGHIENDKTAGTAWLNRAETTSADIDLCDLWELVVEEDEIWDLNELAELHDNHTPTSEQMSAFLVALETSIYFDAEGRRFRAADRTEVSHRLEIVAREKEREVEREAFLKWLRFQGTGKDEWIERIKDVALRGEQSNHAHWLERMAGETLSARKAFDRLVAEGIWDRHAFGELMREDVPLNFPDILIKEADAIQAMYKSDAFANRQDLTHIDAVTIDDASTTDMDDAISVQFREDGSHQIGVHITDISSLIPAHSALDEEARNRGASLYFPDAKYPMLPPVLSENLGSLIPHENRLAVSLLWNVESDGAMETPTWTLSVIRCCEKLSYDAADAILDDATHPRHAILSALFDTAESLLIQRVEAGAIAVDQVDRRVNISADGTVNIEIKKRDSRADLLISELMVKANVEAAKLCVEQNAPAIFRVQDAPDLSDLEPTDNEQVHRYQTLTRMRAAAISLQPGLHGGLGVEPYCQTTSPLRRFIDLVSQRQLVAIIDNRALPYSIDDLTTLCPYLEERLRLINRLEQRRERYWIYHHLSQYRGQVFDALVLNTWDHRARIEVLDYALQVDIRLPEQIRVGEPISVRLTRIDPWADDIQFVIK, encoded by the coding sequence ATGGCGGGCGTATGTGTCAACATCTCACATACCAGAGCCAGATTTGCGGTATCGGCGCGCACATCACACAATGTACCCATAGAAAATATACTTCAGACAACCGGACACATCGAAAATGACAAAACCGCCGGCACAGCGTGGCTCAACCGGGCAGAAACCACAAGCGCCGACATTGACCTTTGCGACCTGTGGGAACTCGTCGTAGAAGAAGACGAAATCTGGGATCTGAACGAACTGGCCGAACTGCATGACAATCACACGCCGACATCGGAACAAATGTCGGCATTTTTAGTCGCACTGGAAACGAGTATCTACTTCGATGCCGAAGGACGAAGGTTTCGCGCAGCAGACCGTACAGAAGTTAGCCACAGATTGGAAATAGTCGCCCGCGAAAAAGAGCGAGAAGTGGAACGAGAGGCATTTTTGAAATGGCTTCGGTTTCAAGGTACCGGCAAAGACGAATGGATCGAACGGATAAAAGACGTCGCACTACGCGGCGAACAGAGCAACCATGCACACTGGCTGGAACGCATGGCTGGCGAGACCCTCTCTGCGCGGAAAGCTTTTGATCGCTTAGTCGCCGAAGGCATATGGGATCGGCATGCCTTCGGCGAATTGATGCGCGAAGATGTACCTCTGAATTTTCCCGACATATTGATCAAAGAAGCGGACGCGATTCAAGCCATGTATAAAAGCGACGCATTTGCAAATCGCCAAGACCTGACACACATAGATGCCGTGACCATTGACGACGCATCGACAACAGATATGGACGATGCGATATCAGTTCAATTTCGGGAAGACGGCAGCCATCAAATCGGCGTGCATATTACCGATATCTCCTCGCTGATCCCCGCGCATTCAGCCCTCGACGAAGAAGCCAGAAACCGCGGCGCAAGCCTCTACTTTCCAGATGCAAAATATCCCATGTTGCCGCCCGTTCTATCGGAAAATCTGGGCAGTCTTATCCCGCATGAGAATCGGTTGGCCGTCAGCCTCTTGTGGAATGTGGAATCAGATGGCGCGATGGAAACCCCGACCTGGACGCTCTCCGTCATCCGGTGTTGCGAAAAACTGAGTTATGACGCAGCAGACGCAATACTCGACGATGCAACTCATCCCAGGCACGCGATATTATCAGCCCTATTTGACACGGCAGAATCGCTTTTAATACAGCGCGTCGAAGCCGGTGCTATAGCAGTTGATCAGGTTGATCGCCGCGTGAATATCTCGGCTGACGGAACCGTAAACATCGAAATAAAAAAACGCGACTCCAGGGCTGATTTGCTGATCAGCGAACTGATGGTCAAAGCCAATGTCGAAGCCGCCAAATTGTGTGTTGAACAAAACGCACCCGCGATCTTTCGCGTACAGGACGCGCCCGACCTCTCCGATTTAGAACCCACGGATAACGAGCAAGTACACCGCTATCAGACACTGACGCGCATGCGCGCAGCAGCAATCTCACTACAGCCCGGCCTGCACGGTGGCCTGGGGGTAGAACCCTATTGCCAGACCACATCTCCCCTGAGGCGATTCATAGACCTGGTATCACAGCGACAACTCGTCGCCATCATCGACAACAGAGCCTTGCCCTACTCTATAGATGACCTGACGACACTTTGTCCCTACCTCGAAGAACGCCTCCGCCTGATCAACCGCCTGGAACAGCGCAGAGAGCGCTACTGGATATACCACCATCTCTCGCAATACAGAGGACAGGTATTTGACGCACTCGTGTTAAACACATGGGACCACCGTGCCCGGATCGAAGTCCTGGACTATGCCCTGCAAGTTGACATACGCCTACCGGAACAAATCCGCGTGGGTGAACCCATAAGCGTGCGCCTGACGCGGATAGATCCCTGGGCGGATGATATTCAATTTGTAATAAAATAA
- a CDS encoding CehA/McbA family metallohydrolase — translation MIRVWYLFLFFSLNAHLWADVPNGGFEQITASQIPVNWSPVPDSTRVMVERERAHSGKISVLMIGGPRGEPTALISDPVDIQPGAVYVLTGWARADSARASARIRWLSEDQTPVGESRITTEGASWTQWAGTFVVPTKALFGRVICLTEGKEAAFDDVRLHKIASRMPLGLQLKAANFPTSGARVSRVRVTIQDSFIARPHHIPATGQDSVISHDGAVVIFEASRGQITPWAQIENGTATATLRDTDENMGGVYVRARLAHLSARAYVGDKKATRLRGRLFNAETGHPLLGRVIVADSLGTILQTGFAERGFVANGAFAIDVPPQTITVSAMRGLAHLPPEPQVLHLVPGREHMVELPFKPWGDLHARGWVAGDLLNSNDAQARGLDWAALPENVNKNSILTLPGKYVETRGGKQWVLGTTGLFTSQQAGFELHAQTRLDRGITGYTEILGTSLFDILAGPAFDALDIAHPEARAIWFALLNRGYRIAGTAFSDEHFRTYTHVPGDLTADRLMRAIASGQNMITNGPLISLSIFAAGPGDQLPAGHTRRAIIHAWAAAKFDAYLTRIELIRNAQIIQSWDLKEQPRKYRISTALEDTVNCWYLARCYGTDTSRVALTNPIYFKTKNFAPPQPVQAIVQGKIEMSDHSPVPQTIIRVIDPIGKTVLQTVAQRGTFQIWAPATSQIRVEAKGYEAPPQRIFDHPDIQRLLQTPVNLSELNALDTLTQQLQAIDMVFVLKPSQ, via the coding sequence ATGATCCGTGTATGGTACCTGTTTCTCTTTTTTTCTCTTAACGCACACCTCTGGGCGGACGTGCCCAACGGGGGATTTGAACAAATCACAGCATCGCAGATACCTGTAAATTGGTCTCCCGTACCCGATTCTACGCGGGTCATGGTCGAACGCGAACGCGCCCACAGCGGTAAAATCTCAGTCCTTATGATAGGAGGACCGCGGGGTGAACCCACCGCCCTGATCAGCGATCCCGTCGATATTCAGCCGGGAGCCGTTTACGTCTTAACCGGATGGGCGCGTGCCGACAGTGCAAGAGCTTCTGCACGCATCCGATGGTTGTCAGAAGATCAGACGCCAGTGGGCGAAAGCAGAATAACAACAGAAGGCGCGTCGTGGACGCAATGGGCAGGGACTTTTGTGGTACCCACAAAAGCCCTGTTTGGGCGCGTAATTTGTCTTACAGAAGGAAAAGAAGCGGCTTTTGACGATGTGCGTCTGCACAAAATTGCATCGCGAATGCCCCTCGGCCTGCAATTAAAAGCAGCGAATTTTCCCACAAGTGGCGCGCGCGTCTCAAGGGTGCGCGTGACCATACAAGACAGCTTTATAGCACGACCTCACCATATACCTGCGACGGGGCAGGACAGTGTGATTTCTCATGATGGAGCCGTGGTTATCTTCGAAGCGAGTCGCGGGCAAATAACCCCCTGGGCACAAATAGAAAATGGCACAGCGACAGCCACATTGCGCGACACCGATGAAAACATGGGCGGCGTCTATGTGCGGGCGCGGTTGGCTCACCTCAGCGCCCGGGCCTATGTCGGCGACAAAAAAGCGACCCGATTGCGCGGTCGTCTCTTCAATGCCGAAACCGGGCACCCCCTATTGGGCCGGGTAATCGTCGCCGATTCTCTGGGAACTATTTTACAAACGGGATTTGCAGAACGCGGTTTTGTTGCCAACGGAGCATTTGCAATCGATGTACCACCCCAAACAATCACCGTATCCGCAATGCGCGGTTTGGCGCACCTGCCGCCAGAACCACAGGTCTTGCACCTCGTACCCGGTCGTGAACACATGGTAGAATTGCCCTTCAAACCCTGGGGAGATCTCCACGCACGGGGATGGGTGGCAGGTGATCTTCTCAACAGCAATGATGCGCAGGCACGCGGACTGGACTGGGCAGCTCTACCAGAGAATGTGAATAAAAATTCGATACTGACACTACCCGGCAAATATGTTGAAACCCGCGGGGGAAAACAATGGGTATTGGGCACCACGGGTCTATTTACCTCCCAGCAAGCCGGATTCGAGTTACATGCCCAGACGCGTTTAGACCGCGGTATTACTGGCTACACAGAGATTCTGGGCACCTCGTTATTCGATATTCTCGCTGGACCGGCTTTTGACGCACTCGATATCGCACATCCCGAAGCGCGGGCAATCTGGTTTGCACTGCTCAATCGGGGGTACCGCATTGCGGGCACAGCTTTTTCCGACGAACATTTTCGCACATACACACATGTGCCCGGCGACCTGACCGCCGATAGACTGATGCGCGCAATAGCCAGCGGACAAAATATGATAACCAACGGACCTCTGATCTCACTATCCATCTTTGCAGCCGGACCCGGCGACCAATTGCCAGCAGGCCACACAAGACGGGCAATAATTCACGCCTGGGCAGCCGCAAAATTCGATGCGTATTTGACGCGCATTGAACTGATCCGCAATGCACAGATAATCCAGAGTTGGGATTTGAAAGAACAACCGCGAAAATATCGGATATCAACAGCACTCGAAGATACTGTCAACTGCTGGTACCTCGCCCGGTGCTATGGTACAGATACATCGCGTGTGGCATTGACGAATCCAATCTACTTCAAAACAAAAAATTTCGCGCCTCCCCAACCTGTTCAGGCCATAGTACAGGGCAAAATAGAAATGAGCGACCATTCTCCCGTACCCCAGACCATTATTCGAGTGATTGATCCCATTGGCAAAACAGTCCTGCAGACGGTAGCCCAACGCGGAACATTTCAAATTTGGGCACCTGCGACCAGCCAGATTCGCGTAGAAGCAAAAGGCTACGAAGCGCCACCGCAACGCATCTTTGACCATCCAGATATCCAGCGTCTATTGCAAACACCCGTCAACCTGTCTGAACTAAACGCCCTGGATACGCTGACCCAACAACTACAAGCCATCGACATGGTATTTGTCCTCAAACCTTCACAATAA
- a CDS encoding response regulator transcription factor translates to MNKILVVEDEPDILEMVRYNLDQAGLDVETAEDAEHALQSVQEVLPDLIILDLMLPGIDGLDMCRQLKQEARTRHIPILMLTARKEEVDRIVGLELGADDYVVKPFSPRELVLRAQAILRRSQDSLQSTPDAWLHLGPISIDKAAHQALLNGDPLELTGTEFKLLITLIERRGRVQTRDDLLDTVWGYEYSGYGRTVDTHIRRLREKLGEASEWIETVRGVGYRFRRERV, encoded by the coding sequence ATGAATAAAATTCTGGTGGTTGAAGACGAACCCGATATTTTGGAAATGGTGCGCTACAACCTCGATCAGGCCGGATTAGATGTTGAAACAGCAGAAGATGCCGAGCATGCTCTCCAGAGCGTTCAGGAGGTTCTGCCAGATTTGATCATACTGGACCTGATGCTGCCGGGCATCGACGGACTGGATATGTGCAGGCAATTAAAACAAGAGGCGCGAACCCGTCACATACCCATCTTGATGTTAACCGCGCGCAAAGAGGAAGTAGATCGCATCGTGGGATTGGAATTGGGAGCCGATGACTACGTTGTCAAACCCTTTTCCCCGCGCGAACTCGTCTTGAGAGCGCAGGCGATTCTGCGGCGCAGCCAGGACAGTTTGCAATCAACCCCAGATGCCTGGTTACATCTGGGACCGATATCTATCGATAAAGCCGCACACCAGGCCCTGTTAAACGGCGACCCATTGGAATTGACGGGCACAGAATTTAAACTGCTCATAACCCTGATCGAACGCCGTGGACGCGTGCAAACGCGCGACGACTTACTCGATACAGTATGGGGTTATGAATACAGTGGTTATGGGCGCACGGTCGATACACACATCAGGCGGTTGCGCGAGAAACTCGGCGAAGCAAGCGAATGGATCGAAACCGTGCGAGGCGTGGGTTATCGATTCCGCCGAGAGAGAGTATAG
- a CDS encoding ATP-binding protein, whose protein sequence is MRLHWKWMLACLSVLVLVLVSAHLYLDHVIRDFWVYHLEQRLLREVRFARAHLSDMANTDEELVPLVDEIGARLGVRATLIDGQGRVLADSETDPPDLSALENHAEYPEISAALQQGRGSNLRYSNTQDIEILYVATAVPEIGDRNFALRLALPLRDIGHIEQLIARAIWMASILGLCLALLLAYVTSRYISRPILDAIWFVKNIASGRLKHPTLRVSSTRELRELGTALDDMRQQIQVQIGQITLEKSRLEAVLPSITEAILVTDQNGRILMGNQTFEKLFGVSDTIEGRMPIELVRHRDVQDAIDQTLSTGQVVFLDLTRSDGRERHFDVQTAPILQDDHIAGSVTIFYDITELRRLERIRKDFVANVSHELRTPLTTIKGCAATLADGALDNREASQRFVKMINTHADRLHNLVEDILDLSRIESGALPLETGVYPVHEMVNAVVGEIRPLTKEKALTIEIDIKENVQVQCDRKLIEQALLNLLDNAVKYTPEGGKIWIQTRDFKPVENDRENRRNRPEEIENQTRTRRIALEVKDTGIGVPLSDMDRIFERFYRVDKGRSRAMGGTGLGLSIVRHIMDAHGERVYVESEQGKGSTFGLTLPRE, encoded by the coding sequence ATGCGTTTGCACTGGAAATGGATGCTCGCCTGCCTTTCTGTACTGGTACTGGTACTGGTATCTGCACATCTGTATCTGGATCACGTCATACGCGACTTTTGGGTTTATCATCTCGAACAGAGACTTTTGCGCGAAGTGCGTTTTGCCCGCGCACACCTCAGCGACATGGCAAATACCGATGAGGAACTCGTCCCACTCGTCGACGAGATAGGCGCGCGTTTGGGCGTGCGTGCAACACTGATCGACGGTCAAGGGCGCGTATTAGCCGATTCGGAAACCGACCCACCTGATCTGAGCGCTCTGGAAAATCACGCCGAATATCCAGAAATAAGCGCGGCACTTCAACAGGGGCGGGGAAGCAACTTGCGCTATAGCAACACACAGGATATCGAAATATTATATGTCGCAACTGCAGTACCGGAAATTGGCGATAGAAATTTTGCCCTGCGACTGGCTCTACCCCTGCGCGATATAGGGCATATAGAACAACTGATTGCACGGGCGATATGGATGGCATCGATACTGGGATTATGCCTCGCCTTGTTATTGGCTTATGTCACCTCGCGATATATCTCGCGCCCGATTTTAGATGCCATTTGGTTCGTCAAAAACATTGCTTCGGGAAGATTAAAACACCCCACACTTCGCGTTAGTTCCACGCGAGAATTGCGCGAATTGGGCACAGCATTAGACGACATGCGCCAGCAGATCCAGGTGCAAATTGGGCAAATCACACTTGAAAAATCGCGTTTAGAAGCTGTCTTGCCGAGCATTACAGAAGCGATTCTGGTCACGGACCAGAATGGTCGCATCCTGATGGGCAATCAGACATTTGAGAAGCTATTTGGTGTATCTGACACCATTGAAGGGCGCATGCCCATTGAGCTTGTGCGCCATCGAGACGTACAAGATGCGATTGATCAAACCCTGTCAACCGGACAAGTGGTATTTTTAGATCTCACCCGCTCAGACGGCCGAGAACGCCATTTCGATGTACAAACTGCACCTATTTTGCAAGACGATCATATCGCGGGTTCTGTAACTATTTTTTACGACATCACGGAACTGCGCCGCCTGGAGCGCATTCGCAAAGATTTTGTCGCCAATGTTTCGCATGAGTTGCGCACCCCACTCACAACCATTAAGGGATGTGCAGCCACGCTGGCAGACGGTGCCTTAGACAACAGAGAAGCCTCACAGCGATTCGTAAAAATGATCAACACCCATGCGGATCGCCTGCACAATCTGGTAGAAGATATTCTGGACTTATCGCGTATCGAATCGGGTGCTCTGCCTCTTGAGACCGGCGTATATCCCGTACATGAGATGGTCAACGCCGTCGTTGGAGAGATACGCCCACTGACGAAAGAAAAAGCCCTTACCATCGAGATAGACATAAAAGAAAATGTACAGGTGCAGTGCGATCGCAAGCTCATTGAACAGGCATTGCTCAATTTGCTCGACAACGCCGTGAAATACACGCCCGAAGGGGGTAAAATCTGGATTCAGACGCGGGATTTCAAGCCTGTGGAAAATGATCGGGAAAACCGTCGCAATAGACCCGAGGAAATTGAAAATCAGACCCGCACGCGTCGCATTGCACTTGAAGTAAAGGACACGGGTATTGGGGTACCGCTTTCAGATATGGATCGCATTTTTGAGCGATTTTATCGGGTCGATAAAGGGCGGTCGCGCGCAATGGGCGGGACGGGTCTGGGCTTGTCAATTGTTCGGCACATCATGGATGCACACGGTGAGCGGGTCTATGTCGAGAGTGAACAGGGCAAGGGGTCGACATTTGGATTGACATTGCCACGGGAATAA